A section of the Malania oleifera isolate guangnan ecotype guangnan chromosome 2, ASM2987363v1, whole genome shotgun sequence genome encodes:
- the LOC131148254 gene encoding uncharacterized protein LOC131148254, which produces MEALQMKRVNEVTTGPRLENVCAICETQEHSTSECPTIPSLKEVISGQISKGNDEGSSSNVFEEPIHESKSNEVMQEPQEIEGEKVVAKDPIVIPYPQRLKAPQKGRCNVEMLELFQQVKVNIPLLDAIKQVPAYAKFLKDLCTVKREHNVHSKVLLAEQVSSILNATTPPKYKDLGSPTISIVIGEFKFEHALLDLGASVNLLPYSVYEQLGLGELKPTKMTLELVDRSIRIPKGVVEDDLVQVDQFFYPVDFVVLDTQQVVTKNSNIPIILGRPFLATSNANIQCRNGLMKISFGNMTAEHKIFNVMKQVGDDGDVFEANSIDVISQEHLDAFSCEDPLEACLVNVVEDDCVENPKAKHFCSLLNIVEVFEVHGWTPRFEELTPSET; this is translated from the exons ATGGAggctttgcaaatgaagagggtAAATGAGGTTACCACTGGACCCAGATTGGAAAATGTTTGTGCAATTTGTGAGACCCAGGAACACTCCACTAGTGAGTGTCCCACCATTCCCTCTCTGAAAGAAGTGATTAGTGGTCAG ATTTCAAAAGGAAATGATGAAGGCTCTTCAAGCAATGTTTTCGAAGAGCCTATTCATGAATCTAAGAGTAATGAGGTGATGCAAGAGCCCCAAGAGATTGAGGGTGAGAAAGTTGTTGCAAAAGATCCAATAGTCATTCCGTACCCACAAAGACTCAAGGCTCCTCAAAAGGGAAGGTGTAATGTTGAAATGCTTGAATTGTTCCAACAAGTGAAGGTGAATATACCTCTGCTTGATGCCATAAAACAAGTACCTGCATATGCTAAATTTTTAAAGGATTTGTGCACTGTAAAGCGAGAGCATAATGTGCATAGCAAAGTCCTTTTGGCTGAACAAGTGAGCTCAATCTTAAATGCAACTACACCTCCCAAATACAAAGACCTTGGGAGCCCGACCATTTCCATAGTGATAGGGGAATTCAAATTTGAGCATGCCTTGCTTGATTTGGGGGCGAGTGTGAATCTTCTCCCCTACTCTGTCTATGAACAACTTGGGTTAGGAGAGTTGAAGCCAACAAAGATGACCTTAGAATTGGTAGATAGAAGTATTAGGATCCCTAAGGGAGTCGTGGAGGATGATTTAGTACAAGTGGATCAATTCTTTTACCCTGTTGATTTTGTGGTACTGGATACTCAACAAGTGGTGACCAAAAATTCCAACATTCCTATTATCCTTGGTAGACCATTCCTTGCTACGAGCAATGCTAACATCCAATGCAGGAATGGTTTAATGAAAATCTCATTTGGGAACATGACTGCTGaacataaaatttttaatgtCATGAAGCAAGTTGGGGATGATGGTGATGTGTTTGAAGCTAATAGCATTGATGTTATTTCTCAGGAACACTTGGATGCCTTCTCTTGTGAAGACCCTCTTGAAGCATGCCTGGTAAATGTTGTGGAGGATGACTGTGTTGAGAATCCCAAAGCGAAGCACTTCTGCTCTCTTCTTAATATAGTTGAGGTCTTTGAAGTTCATGGTTGGACTCCTAGATTTGAGGAGTTAACTCCTTCTGAGACTTAA